The following are from one region of the Colias croceus chromosome 4, ilColCroc2.1 genome:
- the LOC123690933 gene encoding annexin B9-like isoform X2, with product MHVTFVFVKVKRESINMSSATSNSKRSAYRASLGGRRGYKSFRYTSKPTVVPVNPFDPREDAAVLRKAMKGFGTDEKSIIQVLTRRSNEQRLRIAFEFKTLYGKELVSDLKSETSGKFEDLLVALMTPLPQFYAKELHDATAGIGTDEDVLIEVMCTMSNHEIHVIKQAYTAIYGTLLEDDLRGDTSGNFKRLMTSLCMGNRSEDFHVDQAKAREDARSLLQAGELRLGTDESVFNAVLCSRSFPQLAAIFQEYQFLTGHDIDDAIKAEFSGDLEKAMRAIVKVVRNKPLFFAERLHKSMKGLGTNDRQLIRIMVTRCEVDLGDIAEMFQAKYGESLQSWIEGDCSGHYKKCLLGLLGLY from the exons ATGCATGTGACTTTTGTATTTGTGAAAGTTAAAAGGGAATCAATTAATATGTCCTCGGCGACGTCTAATTCAAAACGGAGTGCTTATAGAGCGTCATTGGGTGGAAGGCGTGGATATAAGTCATTTCGCTATACG TCAAAACCGACAGTAGTGCCAGTGAATCCCTTCGATCCCCGCGAAGATGCGGCCGTTCTCCGCAAGGCGATGAAAGGCTTCGGCACTGATGAGAAGTCCATCATCCAAGTGCTGACCAGACGCAGCAATGAACAACGTCTCCGGATTGCTTTTGAGTTCAAGACGTTGTATGGAAAG GAACTCGTATCTGACCTAAAGAGTGAGACCAGCGGCAAGTTCGAAGACCTCCTGGTAGCGTTGATGACACCTTTACCCCAGTTCTACGCCAAGGAGCTGCATGACGCCACAGCGGGGATCGGTACTGATGAAGACGTGCTCATAGAAGTCATGTGCACTATGTCCAACCATGAGATACATGTCATCAAGCAGGCGTATACAGCCA TATACGGAACCCTGTTGGAAGATGATTTGCGAGGCGACACATCGGGCAACTTTAAACGGCTCATGACCTCTCTGTGCATG GGTAATAGATCTGAAGATTTCCATGTTGATCAAGCGAAGGCGAGGGAAGATGCAAGAAGTCTACTACAAGCCG GTGAACTACGCCTCGGTACAGACGAGTCGGTATTCAACGCGGTACTATGTTCCCGCTCGTTCCCGCAACTGGCGGCCATTTTCCAAGAGTACCAGTTCCTCACTGGACACGACATCGATGACGCGATCAAAGCTGAGTTCTCTGGCGATTTGGAGAAGGCTATGCGTGCTATTG TGAAAGTGGTCCGCAACAAGCCATTATTCTTCGCGGAACGTCTCCACAAGTCCATGAAGGGTCTGGGCACCAACGACCGGCAGCTCATCCGCATCATGGTGACGCGCTGCGAAGTAGATCTGGGCGATATCGCGGAGATGTTCCAGGCCAAGTACGGGGAGTCGCTGCAGAGCTGGATAGAG GGCGACTGCTCCGGACACTACAAGAAATGCCTCCTGGGATTACTAGGTTTATATTAA
- the LOC123690933 gene encoding annexin B9-like isoform X3, which translates to MNPYQSKPTVVPVNPFDPREDAAVLRKAMKGFGTDEKSIIQVLTRRSNEQRLRIAFEFKTLYGKELVSDLKSETSGKFEDLLVALMTPLPQFYAKELHDATAGIGTDEDVLIEVMCTMSNHEIHVIKQAYTAIYGTLLEDDLRGDTSGNFKRLMTSLCMGNRSEDFHVDQAKAREDARSLLQAGELRLGTDESVFNAVLCSRSFPQLAAIFQEYQFLTGHDIDDAIKAEFSGDLEKAMRAIVKVVRNKPLFFAERLHKSMKGLGTNDRQLIRIMVTRCEVDLGDIAEMFQAKYGESLQSWIEGDCSGHYKKCLLGLLGLY; encoded by the exons atgaaCCCATACCAA TCAAAACCGACAGTAGTGCCAGTGAATCCCTTCGATCCCCGCGAAGATGCGGCCGTTCTCCGCAAGGCGATGAAAGGCTTCGGCACTGATGAGAAGTCCATCATCCAAGTGCTGACCAGACGCAGCAATGAACAACGTCTCCGGATTGCTTTTGAGTTCAAGACGTTGTATGGAAAG GAACTCGTATCTGACCTAAAGAGTGAGACCAGCGGCAAGTTCGAAGACCTCCTGGTAGCGTTGATGACACCTTTACCCCAGTTCTACGCCAAGGAGCTGCATGACGCCACAGCGGGGATCGGTACTGATGAAGACGTGCTCATAGAAGTCATGTGCACTATGTCCAACCATGAGATACATGTCATCAAGCAGGCGTATACAGCCA TATACGGAACCCTGTTGGAAGATGATTTGCGAGGCGACACATCGGGCAACTTTAAACGGCTCATGACCTCTCTGTGCATG GGTAATAGATCTGAAGATTTCCATGTTGATCAAGCGAAGGCGAGGGAAGATGCAAGAAGTCTACTACAAGCCG GTGAACTACGCCTCGGTACAGACGAGTCGGTATTCAACGCGGTACTATGTTCCCGCTCGTTCCCGCAACTGGCGGCCATTTTCCAAGAGTACCAGTTCCTCACTGGACACGACATCGATGACGCGATCAAAGCTGAGTTCTCTGGCGATTTGGAGAAGGCTATGCGTGCTATTG TGAAAGTGGTCCGCAACAAGCCATTATTCTTCGCGGAACGTCTCCACAAGTCCATGAAGGGTCTGGGCACCAACGACCGGCAGCTCATCCGCATCATGGTGACGCGCTGCGAAGTAGATCTGGGCGATATCGCGGAGATGTTCCAGGCCAAGTACGGGGAGTCGCTGCAGAGCTGGATAGAG GGCGACTGCTCCGGACACTACAAGAAATGCCTCCTGGGATTACTAGGTTTATATTAA
- the LOC123690933 gene encoding annexin B9-like isoform X1 — protein MNPYQGPPQYLHNIGFSNSAPQSFGNPMPMQGFPTMGYPAPQQGYPNAQQPYPQSSYPGQGYPQSQGYTQQSQGYPQQSQGYGQQSQGYSQQSQGYSMPNTAQAYPNAQGGYPAAQPGYGQATTQTSAGYPQSNQYQGYPPAQSHQAYNVSSPVASQPKSKPTVVPVNPFDPREDAAVLRKAMKGFGTDEKSIIQVLTRRSNEQRLRIAFEFKTLYGKELVSDLKSETSGKFEDLLVALMTPLPQFYAKELHDATAGIGTDEDVLIEVMCTMSNHEIHVIKQAYTAIYGTLLEDDLRGDTSGNFKRLMTSLCMGNRSEDFHVDQAKAREDARSLLQAGELRLGTDESVFNAVLCSRSFPQLAAIFQEYQFLTGHDIDDAIKAEFSGDLEKAMRAIVKVVRNKPLFFAERLHKSMKGLGTNDRQLIRIMVTRCEVDLGDIAEMFQAKYGESLQSWIEGDCSGHYKKCLLGLLGLY, from the exons atgaaCCCATACCAA GGGCCACCGCAGTATCTACACAATATCGGGTTTAGCAACAGTGCACCACAGTCGTTTGGAAATCCAATGCCAATGCAGGGTTTCCCTACTATGGGATACCCGGCGCCACAACAGGGCTACCCGAATGCTCAACAACCGTATCCACAAAGTAGTTATCCTGGTCAGGGGTATCCACAGAGCCAGGGTTACACACAGCAGAGCCAGGGCTATCCACAACAGAGTCAGGGTTACGGTCAACAAAGTCAAGGCTACTCACAACAAAGTCAGGGTTATTCAATGCCAAATACTGCTCAAGCGTACCCAAATGCTCAAGGGGGGTACCCCGCAGCTCAACCTGGGTATGGCCAAGCTACAACTCAGACAAGTGCTGGCTATCCTCAGTCAAACCAATACCAAGGATACCCTCCTGCTCAAAGTCATCAAGCTTATAATGTATCGAGCCCAGTAGCTAGCCAACCTAAG TCAAAACCGACAGTAGTGCCAGTGAATCCCTTCGATCCCCGCGAAGATGCGGCCGTTCTCCGCAAGGCGATGAAAGGCTTCGGCACTGATGAGAAGTCCATCATCCAAGTGCTGACCAGACGCAGCAATGAACAACGTCTCCGGATTGCTTTTGAGTTCAAGACGTTGTATGGAAAG GAACTCGTATCTGACCTAAAGAGTGAGACCAGCGGCAAGTTCGAAGACCTCCTGGTAGCGTTGATGACACCTTTACCCCAGTTCTACGCCAAGGAGCTGCATGACGCCACAGCGGGGATCGGTACTGATGAAGACGTGCTCATAGAAGTCATGTGCACTATGTCCAACCATGAGATACATGTCATCAAGCAGGCGTATACAGCCA TATACGGAACCCTGTTGGAAGATGATTTGCGAGGCGACACATCGGGCAACTTTAAACGGCTCATGACCTCTCTGTGCATG GGTAATAGATCTGAAGATTTCCATGTTGATCAAGCGAAGGCGAGGGAAGATGCAAGAAGTCTACTACAAGCCG GTGAACTACGCCTCGGTACAGACGAGTCGGTATTCAACGCGGTACTATGTTCCCGCTCGTTCCCGCAACTGGCGGCCATTTTCCAAGAGTACCAGTTCCTCACTGGACACGACATCGATGACGCGATCAAAGCTGAGTTCTCTGGCGATTTGGAGAAGGCTATGCGTGCTATTG TGAAAGTGGTCCGCAACAAGCCATTATTCTTCGCGGAACGTCTCCACAAGTCCATGAAGGGTCTGGGCACCAACGACCGGCAGCTCATCCGCATCATGGTGACGCGCTGCGAAGTAGATCTGGGCGATATCGCGGAGATGTTCCAGGCCAAGTACGGGGAGTCGCTGCAGAGCTGGATAGAG GGCGACTGCTCCGGACACTACAAGAAATGCCTCCTGGGATTACTAGGTTTATATTAA